The DNA sequence GAGAatatcatatattttatacaagcCAGGTATTCTATACCGATATTTGGTGaatttattcaaatttaaactaaaTATGTAACTGAGGAAGCGAGCATATAAGAGATGTTTTTAATGTATATTGAAAGTTACTCTCAAATGTCGTTCATTGAGTTGTATATTGAGTTCGAACAATCTAAAGCCAACCGAAATATTAATCGAGAATATTACAACAGTGACAGTGAGAAAGAGTTTGAAAGTAATTACGAAATCATTGGTCCAgatggtgatgaagatcaagctaATTAACGACACTATGAAGGCAGATGGGGAGAGGGAGGAAAAATGTCGGTAAAGATTTTTACGAAAATAAcgtgttgcaagtatagttttaaaccgacaattaaacctcaatcaaaatttaatttgtttgtcacaatgcaaacccaataaaaataaaccgaagtatttaaacctcgggtcatctctcaaagaattgcagggaagtatgtttattattgattacggaaattatatttttgggtttttgaaataaggaacaagtaatgtaaataacaaggaaataaaataataactaagaaaagtcctagcaaggattgagaattagaattcctatcctcattatcatcatcaattgtgatggtaattgaCTCTtgctttcacttagttaacctctaacaatgaaggaaagtcaagtgaggaaaatcaacttaagttcacaagttctaatcaaagactagatttagtgaaacctaagccaactagcaattttcaatcaccaatcaataaaagaatattgataactcaagagtctctaattgaTCAATTCAAgttaagaacataaaaatctaaattaaaatccagccaaatattttatcaaacacttgtaAGGCATAACATAAAAACATAAACAACTAATAAGgaatattaaatttaaacaaccaattgcaagcatcaatgacaaaaaaattaatgaaaacaatcataaacatgaaacataaattgcattaatatgaataaaaggaaacaaaaagaattcaaaaactAAATTGGTAACATAAAGAAATCAACAAGAGAAATAGATAAACCAAAGTACTAGAACAAACAAGAGtagaagaaaactaaattaaagtaaGATAGAATTCTGAAATTAAGaagaactaaaactaaaaccctaaacctagagagaggataGAGCCTCTCtttctagaaaactacatctaaacctaactAATGTGAATGAATGTGTGAATGAATGAATCCCCCTTCCAGCttcactctgcagcctctaatcagTATTTTTGGGCTTGAAACTAGGTTAAAAACAGTTCAGAAATCACCTCCAGCGAATTTTGATATATGTAGCACGTGACGCTTTGTCACGTGTATGTGTCATCCACGCGTACACATTGCTAAACAATTCctggtcatgcgtacgcgtcgcttgtaTGATGCGCCAGTCACGTGTATGCGTGTGCGTCGATGCCAGCTCCTCAATTCTTGCGttctttccacttttgcatgcttcctttccgtCCTCTAAACCATTCCTGCCTTGaaaaacctgaaatcacttaacacacatatcacggcattgaatggtaataagagaggattaaaattagcaaatttaaggtcaaataagcatgttttcaatcatagcacaaaattagaaaaaaaaatgtaaaatatgCGAATTATATgcataagtgtgagaataatagataaaatccactcaatttagtacaaaataaaccgtaaaatagcggtttatcgTGGAAAGAAGTGGTAAATGCACTAACAAACTAAAATTCGTTTGAGGAGCCATTTTTCATGCGTACTTTAGATTTAGAGATCATACATGCACTGGAGTTTTCTAAATATATGAATGCATGTTCGTAATTTAGATATTTGTTCGaaagattaaaattttgttataatttatattatcgagcgattaattaattatatgacatataaaaatataattaattaacatttatttgtctttatttgattaaatttaagataataatcctttttatttatttatttatttggttaaaatttaattaatatttgtttatgtatttatgtttttatttggTTAAATTATAACTCTAATAATAATACTTATATTGTATTATATTCTATTCTATTACATGCATACATACATCAACAATACATATTCATAATACCACCAGCCTAATTATTTGTGAGATCATTTAtcaagtaataattaataatttactgataataattactaattttctaataataataactaatttattaaaataatactaaatttagtgttaattagttaatttagtAACTAGCATGTATACATAAATATGGCTAATCtataaattatttaactaatattattaaaattttttaaaaatataactacaataaatatattattaaatatctaaccataatcaattaattgttaaatttaaaaaatatataatatttagtaAATTTATTTTACTGAAACTCcacaataataatttaacttctaaatttaattaacgaaactaaaaaatattttgaagagttttttattttcaaagattataatattattattcatattaaatattttattaaattattccttacataattatttatttattaataaataatttatcaaataataattcataactaataactaattaattaactagCATGCACGTACGCCTAACTTAATTTAActaacaatattaaaaaatttaaaaactcaactacaatatttatgttaattaaatatctaacaataaataaataattattaaaatttaaaaaatataatatttattaaatatactTTACAAACAATATACAATAATAACGTAacttctaataataattaataaaactaagatataattttaataattattacaaaatattctAAACATATATTTCCTAATAATCTACTATATCAGTCCAGTATTAACATTATCATTGACTAAAATATTCACTAACTAAATTTAAATATgtatatttttaactattacATCAATTATTATTAACAACCTTAATTTCTaacattattaataatatttttgttaaacaaaatttaaaatactaatttatataatcaaaatgacagaaataattaataatataaagtTTAGAATCATctacatttttaaatttttgcttTTTGACGTTGTGATTTTTTAACGAAGATTGATAAAGAAAATTGCCGGtggaaaaaagagagaaaatggTAGAATTGGAATTTCGGACAAAGGAAAAGAGACTTGAGAGAGAGAGTAGTTTCAGGAGAGTGAACAGTGGTTTCACTATAAGAAAAAAAGGCTTATGGCCACGCTTTAAAAGGTGGCCAAAAGTGGTCAATGGCCACGTTTTTATGAGGGTGGCGATTGATTAAATATTTGACCACGTTTTTTCTTACTACGTttaaaaagcgtggcgaaaaagatttatggccacgcttttatgaAGGTGACAATTGATTAGAGATTTAGCCACGTTTTTTTTCCACACTTTAAAAGCTTGAGCATAGAGAGAAACAGGGACACTTTTAAAACGTGGTGAAAAGTTTTTGATCTTGGCACCCCtaaaaaagcgtggcgaaaagttTTTGATCTTGGCACTCCtaaaaaagcgtggcgaaaaggTTCCTCAACGCGCTACAAGACTCATCAGACTCTTCTACTTTTCTCCCCTGACACTTACACTAATGCTTTGAAACCCTAACACTCAGACTCTGTTGCTCGTCCCCAACTAAGACAGAGCTCATCGTCGGCGCTTGCAGTCTCTCCTCTGCCGGCGCTCCCTCCGTCGTCTCCCCTAACCTGTCTCTGCTGGTGCTCGCATTCCTTGCGCTCACTACTCACGGTGTTGGTCAGCTAACGGAGGTTGCCTTTCCTTCCTCCGTGCCGCCATTCTCTGCCCTCCTCCCTCGTCATCTTGCTCAATCTTCCACCACCTTCAAAGTCCTCACTGCATGCATATGGCGTTGTCATACAGCTGCATTGCAATGGCAAAACCCTAACACCAAGAGGTTCGCTTGCTTTGCACAGTCAATGCACGTTTTGACAGTGCCGTCGCCGCCACTAGAAGAGCACTCAACCGTAACAAAGGCAACGACTGGCCTTCTGCTTCCGGCGCTCACCGAGCCCGCTATCTCCGCGCCATCGTTGCCAAGGTCGTGGAGAGAAAGGATCACCTCGCTAAGCTTGAATCCCTTGATTGCGGAAAACCACTCGATGAAGCTGCCTGGGACATGGTACTTCAATTCTGCTTCAATTTCACATGATTCTCTCTGATTGTTACTGTAATTCTCTGATTCACGCTTGATTTTATGTTAGGATGATGTTGCTGGTTGCTTCGAGTTTTACGCTGACCTTGCCGAGAAACTCGACGCTAAGCAGAAGGCACCCATTTCTCTTCCCATGGAAACTTTCAAGAGTTATGTCTTCAAAGAACCCATTGGTGTTGTTGGATTAATCACCCCAtggtattttctttttcttctctttaaaATTTGCCTTATTAACTAGTGTTAGAATCTAGAAGTTAGTTTCTATATAAGTGGCAATGAGTGATGAAAACAAGAATAATAGTAGAATAGAAAGGTAGAAATTCAGTTGTTGTGTATTGTTTTTTGGTTGTTCGTTCATTGCTGTCACCTCTCTCTATTAGCAAAATTGCTATCTTGATGGCTAACTAGACATCATGTTTTAGGAACTATCCTCTGTTAATGGCTACATGGAAGGTTGCCCCTGCTATGGTTCTTCattttttctgatttttctaaactatttttttcttctattctgATATTTGGCTTAGGTTTTTTTTCCCTGAAGATcttgattttctatttttgttatgattttATTTCTGTTAAACAGTTTTATGGTTATTCATATTGGAGGTGAAACAGATCTTAGGTTTATATACTGCGCAGGTAAGAGAGAAAAGGCATGAAGTGGTGATtctagttagttaattagtaaataatgtGTGTATGTTGGCGATTTTAATTAATGACTGTGCAGCTGCTTGCTTCCACGATGGACGTGATGATCCAATACCCAGCCCATTTAACCCGTTGACAGATGGCAGCACCCAGCCCATAATTCATGTACTCACCAGGTATGATATCTTGACCCTGCTAGCTTGGGATGTTCTTTACAGGTTCTTCTTTTACTTGGTACTGAGATTTTACTCCAAGAATGAGAGAAAATGATGAACCAATCATATATATACTATGTCTACATTTTTTATTCTTGATAAAGTTTTAGACTTCTATGTACCATTTTCCTATGGTTTATTGAAAATGTGAAACAATAATAACGAATATATATTATCATGATCATATATGTGAAAAGTAGCTACTAAGATTTTCGGCTTTACTATTCTTAGAAGTGTTAAGAGAATCTAAACAGAAAATCTACTCTTTTATTATGCTTTTCTTCCATTAATTTGTGGAACAAATGCTATTCCATAAGGCATGTTTGTACATTCATTTCAAAAGAAAGTAAGGCATATAGTCCTGTCTTTGACGAGGTACGGTTCtattttcattcttgctcttttatctttttatttaaacGAAAATGTTAGAAAaccaatatttttaataaaaaaatttgaacatTTGGTTTATAATGACTCAAACTCGAGACAAATTCGCTAAGGTTTGGACTTATTTTCACATCTTCTGATATTGAAGTGGCTAAACCTTAAAAAATTTTCAGGATTTTACATTATGATAGGTATACTtgaagaaaattcaaaattgtTTATCATAAATTTAAGGTTTCCTAATGATTATTCTAGGGGCCAAAGCTATCTAGATGTTCCTACAACACAAATGGTGCATGAGCAACTTTGGGTAGATAAATATGCACCAAAGTCATTTACTGAGCTTCTTAGTGATGAACAAACAAATCGTGAGGTACATCTCTAGTATGAAATTTAGCTCAGGAAAAAATTACTTACAAGAGCTATAGTTGGAAGATATAAAcatttttttctacttttttctttaatttttttaacaatttgcTTTTGTACCCATTAATTGATTTGTTTATTGTCTGATACAGGTACTCTTATGGGCTTTCTTAAGGATGAAGGGTGAAGACTGAAGACTTTCTTAAGTTTCTTTTTGTGTTATGGCCAAGTTGTTGATCAATTAGGTAACCTCCACCTCCTCTTTTTTTATAATGGTAAACTGCATAATAGTAAACCTTACGACACTTTTGAATATATTCGATTACGTATATTGcttgataaaagaaaaaaggggcTGCGGCATGTGATGATTTCTGGACTAATTTGTGATGAGTATACCTAATTGACTATGAAGTTTTATTAGGCATTGGATATATATCTTGCATGCAgcttttgagttttttttaatctatatatatatatatatatatcttgcATTACAGGCTCAACCAGTGAATGTTCCAACTAGTTTTTCTTGAACTGAGCCTGTCATAATAGCCATTCTCTCAAACTCTCCCTATTTTCTTGAACTGAGCCTGTCATAGTAGCCAATTTTCTCATGGCAATGAATTTGAGCAGTATCTTGATAAAGTATGTAATCAGGGGGAAAACAATGGAATTTATCCTTTTATGAGCCACCCCACCCCACTCCATTAATATAGTATCTTATATTTGGATGGATAACAAGCTGTTTGTGGCTCTGATGTGGTGTTGTAACAAGTGAGGACGCTTCTTAATAAATCTTTCATTTGTTTGTTGTTAGACTTCTATGATACATGGGCCTTCCTGGATGCTCGAGTGAAAGATGCTTTTGATCTAAAGAAAACCATTCAAGAGGTAATTCTGATTCTGTCCGTCGAGTTTTGGAACCTTCTCGTATTTATATGACAAGTATACCTAATTTTTGCTTAAATTGTTTCCTGAAATTTGATCTCTACCTACTTGCATTGCATCCTGCATTGCCAATTGGTTAGATTCCTTTCTCCCTTTTGCATGGTAATTTAATGGTTctttttgccttttttttttgtttcttttttgcaaaaggaaaaaaagcACTGAGCTTGCTTGCCAATGGGGTTATTCCTTGTTTCTTCATTGTTATGTCTTTGGTTGGTGATTGTCAGAATTTTCATTATGTTCtgtgaaaagaaaatgaaatcaTTTTGTTGATGTTGGTGTCATTTTTTTCAGCTCCACCAAACATTGCTGGAAATCATTCTGAGAGAGGGATATTGAGCTCGGTTATGTACTTGTTGGGCATAAGGTTgtgagaaaaagataaaatacaaaaaatgagGGACCCTGACGTGATCTTCAGACCCCAGACCTGCTATTAATTTTGCATTCCTTTTGTAATTATACATGCGTTTTGCTTAGTTAGTGAATTTCGGCTGGATAGGAGGTTGAAGGGTTTTTTGTTACTGAAAAAACCTGGAAAGTTTTCTATGAGGATTAATGTATAAAACAATTATACCAAAAGTTGTCACTAATTACTGATTGATTTGTCTTGTAATAAAAATTgcatactatatatatttataggtttagttataaaaaaggattgaaaattaaaaaaaggatttttttttttaaatttgacaaggctatcgccacgcttttaaagcatgGTCGTATCTCGCTATTGCCACGCTTTGAAAGTGTGGCTGTATCTCTTGCAgtcgccacgctttaaaagcgtggctgtATCTCTCACATGGTCACGCTTTCTAATTGGGACAATCTGCAAAAGCATGGCAAAAAATAAAGCGTGGCAATAAAGCAATTGCCACCCTTTCATAGGTCACCTTTTCAAAAACGTGGTGGTAgctcaaaaagcgtggcgaaaaaCTATCATCACACTTTTCAgctttttgccacgctttaaaaaCGTGACAATAGAGCTGTTTTCTTGTATTGTttgaagagagagagagcttAACCGAGGAAAGCTATCATGTATGCGCAACATGTAGTTAGTGTGACAAATTAGATGATCTAATTTGTATATCTTAAATCGGTCTATCCGATTAATGTACCTTAAATTTGGACCGTCTGATTACTTCAATACTAACACCACAACTGCATACAACATCCAGATATTCCATATCTACATTTTACATCAATCATTTGTTAACTATTAAAATAGTGATATTacattataaatatttttagtaactaaatttaattaaatttgttcgTTAGTCGGCTTCCGAACAGGTCGGGTGGACAGAAGATGCCAAGGTGGATAGGTGAGGATGTCTTAGTCCTGGTCGCACTGATTGTGGGACTGCCGAGCTGGCGAGCACTTGTGCTGGTGAACGGAcgagggggggtgccacctgcaaagacactccgacgctcaagtcagcaaTGTGCAGGCGGGCAGAATGATGGGGTGAGAGaatgtgacgtacctcggggtaagagccaatcttccccttatatacatgtcagtagtgggccccttaCGTGACAGGCCCATATTCCCAAGGACGCTGTCCTGCAGCACGTGTGTGAtccgtacaggacgcgtgtccgggtcggttgtAGGGCGCGTGCCCGGGTCGGGTGTTACATGGGTCGGGTCGGCCCAAAGCTGGTTCTGGGCcgggccgtaacagtgcccccacgcgccaatggTAGTCGTGGGAGCTACCAATGGCGTGTCGTTTCGTATCTCGTCTGGTCGGTCGCTCGTGGGGAGGACGTGCCCCCAAGGCGCGTCTCTTGGTTGCTCAAACAACCGTTTCATCGCCTCGTTTCCTGCGCCGAGCattgaatgctcataatggggtgaAAAACCCCGTTTGAAAAGACCATTTTGCCCCCAGGCGTTTCGTGCTCTGGAGGCAGCTTTTAAACGAGCGGTTTTGGTATTTCTTCATTTTATGTACTTTTTCCGCACCCTCTATTCTCCCTTCTCCCTCCTTGCTACCAGGCTTTGCTGTGGTGCCTCCGTTcgggtttcttgcattttaccAGATTCAACTCCATCTTCCTCTCATCAATTCAGGTAATTTTTTCTGATCATCCTCCCTTTTATGCATTACTTCTGCATGCTTGTTATTTGGTTCTTTTGATGTTACTGCGTAGCCTTAGTTGCGAGTAGACGTGTTAGGGGGGAAAGTACCATTCTAGGGTAGGCTTTTTCTCGTTCCTTTAGTCTTTTAGTCTTGTTTGCCGTTAGTCGGGAAGTCGTGGGGGGTGGTGTTTGTTTTCGGCCTGAGCGACCGATCTCTTAGACTAACTGGATGGTAcccccatgtaggtatggcCCGCACGGTCTCCCGAGCATCCGTTAACCCTGCGGCTTACGACCAGTATGCTTGGGTCGTCTCAGATGTGAGGGATTCGCCCAACCAAATGAGCGAagaggagctcaccgagttccgacaagccgGGTATCTGTGTGGCGGGACTGACGAGGAGGCCAATTATGACGCCTTCGTCCCGGCTGCTCACGAGCGGTTGTATGAAATCAACTTCCAACCCCGCCAGGTcgccgactggatttggttctacaaGGCCATGTTCACTCAAGTCGGAGTTCGCATTCCGTTCTCAGCCTTTCAAATGGCGCTCTTAAACCGGATTTCTGTGTCaccgtcgcagttgcatccgaacagttgggcttcgatccgctgtttcgagatggtttgtGAATATCTCGACCTGCCGGTGTCCGTAGAtgtcttcctctttttcttcaccCTCACAAACCCTACCAAGCAGGGGAAACATAGGAaagggttcatgtccttccgggCTGCTCAGGGTCGGAAGATTTTCGGCTTGTTCGAAGATTCTTACCATGGGTTTAAGGACAAGTATTTTAAGGTCCGTCCGGCCAAAGGTCTTCACCCCTTTTGGTTGTCTCTGGAGGGGGTACGGCTCATCCCGACTTATTGGAGCTTCGGGGCAGGAGCCAATAGTTTTATTAAGGTAGTTTATAAAAACATGTCGGCAGAAGATCAGCAGATTGCCGAGGTGCTAAACGCGGTTTTTGGGAAGAACCCAGTAAATCCCCACCTCCTCATGGGTGATCGGGATTCCGGTcgtaattatatttgtgagaaACTCTTTACTTTACGCTTtatctttttcctttcttgttGATGTTATGTGACGACTAACCGACCTTACTTGTTTTCCCGCAGTGGATATGTCGGCGTCCGTGACGGGTCTTCCCGACTTGTTTCAAACTTTCCTTGGTGGTGGCGACGATGAGGAGAGTGACGAGCAACCCGCCTCCAAGGGACCTGATGCTCCGGAGGACAAAGACGCTCCCGAGCAGAAGGCCGCAACCGATGGGATCGGGACCTCGGCTCAGGGCGCCTCGGTTGAAGGTGGCAAGGCGGTCCGTGTTTCTCCTATCCGTGAGGTTGTCGGGACTGGGGGTTCGGTGCCCAATccggatgatgaggaggaggtgGTGGAGGTCTCTAGcctgaagagaaagagaaagaagacaTCCACGGCGTCCTCTAGTCCTGAGGGTGTCCTTACCGTCATGGAAAGGAATTTCGATGCCAGCAACTTCATAGATACCCAACTCATTCCTGGCACTGAGGAATACTTCCATGAGTCTTCCCTTGCCGggcaggcgaggtggatgtaccggACTCTTCTGCGGGGCGCCGTGATAGCCCGGAAGGCCGAGTTTGAGCTATCCGGGATGGAGTCTCTCCGTCAGAAGTTGGACTCCGCTGGGAAGGCCAACaatgaattgaaaagtgaagtGGAAACTCTCCGGGAGCAGTTGACTCAAACTTCGGAGAAGTTGGATGCCGCCGAGAAGAAAGCCACCACCGCCGAGCAGAAAGCCACTTCCGCCGAACAAAAGTTAACAGCTGCCGAGAAGAAACAGAAAGAGTCGGACGCGACGATTGAACGTCTAGTCGAGCGTGAGATGGCTCTGGAGAAACAGGTCGGCGAAGCGCAGAAGCGTACGGCCGAAGTCGAGAAAGAGAAGCAGGCCGCGGAGGCCGAGCTGGCAACGTGGAAGGTGAAGTATAAAGATGTCGTTAAGCAGGGCAAGGCTGCGATCTTGGGTACTGAGGAAgccctcaaagctcaaattaAAGTTGTTGCTCCTGAGTTCGACACGTCGGCGATTGGTGTCCGCAAGGTTATTCTTGATGGCAAGGTTGTCGACGTCCCCAAGAAGTGAATTTTTTGTTTACAGTTTTTCGTGCAGCCGCTTTGTTATGACTTGTAAACTATCTTAGTCTTGGCCGTTTTTGGCTTGCGAACAGTTTAGCCGTTTTTGGCTTGTGATTAATGACCATTTTAGCCGTTTGCCCATGTTGTCGTGATAAGCTTTTTATTTGTCTGAGTGCGTTATCATTTCTAACCGTATTGGTTTATACTTTGTCGTTTACTCGCCTGCTCGTGTTGTCGTTCCTATTAACCGTTTTTGGTTTGAAGTTATTTAGACTGGCGGCCCGTGGCCTTTCGTGTAGTTGTTTGTTATAACGTTGATTGACGActtcccggggtgatcagtcccgggtcGCACGTCGTGGTCAGTCACGATGGGACGGTTTATCTGAAAAACTTAGATAGAACATGGTGGAGAATTTGCACAAGTATATCTTATTCGGTAATCACATAAAGGATTTGAAAGTTACTATAAATGACGGATTGACTACTTAGCTAGATTAGCCGGCACGTCGTTCCGCCTTTTAGGAGTAGAATCTTCTCAGGTTGTCCACGTTCCATGTCCTCGGGACCTCCTTGCCATCGAGCCTTTCTAACTTAAAGGCTCCTTTTCCCATCACCTTTTTTACTCTGTAGGGGCCTTCCCAGTTCGCCGCTAACTTGCCTTCTCCGGGGGTCGGTGGGCCGATATCATTCCGTCTCAGGACGAGGTCGTCAGGCTCAAAGTCCCtcttgagcactttggtgttgtagcgcAGGGCTATCCTTTGTTTTAGCGCTGTTTCCGTCAAATGGGCCATTTCCCGGGCTTCATCAATCAGGTCCTTTTCTACAGTTTCCTCTACTCCTTTCAAAAGCAATCGCGGGCTCGGTtcaccgatctccacgggtatTACTGCATCCACCCCGTACGTTAGTCGGAAAGGGGTTTCCTTGGTGGAGGATTGCTCGGTCGTTCGATAAGACCAGAGGACCGATGCCAGTtcgtcggcccaagcaccctttttgttgtccaacctcttctttagcCCCGAAAGGATAACCTTGTTGGCGGACTCCACTTGTCCGTTCGTCCGAGGGTGTTCTACCGAAGAGAACCTTTGCCTTATACCTAGGCCGTTGAGAAATTctgtgaactttttgtcagcAAATTGTGTGCCGTTGTCCGAGATAACGACCTCCGGTATCCCGAACCGtgttatcacctgcctccacatgaattttCTGCAATTGGCTGAGGATATGCTAGCCAATGGTTCGGCTTCTATCCACTTGGTATAGTAATCAATTGCCACTATGAGATATTTGACCTGCCCAGGGCCGACAGGGAAGGGCCCTAAGAGGTCGATTCCCCACTGAGCGAATGGCCGGGAGGTCGTCAGCAAGCTCAACTCGTTTGCCGGTGCCTtggcaaagttggcgttctgtTGGCACTTTATGCACTTTTTGACAAACTCTTTGGAATCTGCCATCATCGACGGCCAGTAGTACCCAGCTCGGATCAACTTCCTCGCTAGGGTTTTTCCTCCGATGTGGTGCCCACAGCAGCCCTCGtggacttccctgaggacgtaATCCGTTTGGTCGGGGTGTAGGCACTTCAGTAGGGGCTGGCTGAGCCCTTTTCTGAACAGCTGTCCTTGGATGACGGCGTATTTGGCCGCTTCCCTCCTTAATTTCACTGCATCCTTTTCGTCACCAGGGACTTGGCCGTGTTCTAAGTAGTtggtgatggggtctagccatgaAGAACTTAGGGTTGTTATGTGTAGTGCGATTGCAGGTTCCCTTGTcatgccttggatgagagaccggTTTCCCTCCCCTGGCTtagtgctggctaattttgataggaggtctgctcgtgtgttcctttctctggGTACATGCTGGACCGTGACCTCGTCAAGcttttggctcaagcttttgaccttttccaagtacttctgcAACAAGGGGTCCTTGGCTTGATAGCTGCCGTTTACTTGGGAAGTGATGACTTGGGAATCGCTGCATACTTCCAGCCTTTTTGCACCGACCTCTGTTGCTAGGGCCAAGCCTCCtatgagggcttcgtattctgcttggttgttcgagatgGGAAACTCGAATCTGACCGACTGCTCGTATACGACCCCGTTTGGACTTTCTAGGATGATCCCGGCTCCTCCGAaggtctggttggaggctccgtccacatggagcttccaccgtgtaccCATGTCTTCGCCTGGGTCTCCTGTTACTTCAACCAAAAAATCTGCCATGGCCTGTgccttgatggcttgccggggCTCGTACCGTATGTCATATTGAGAGAGCtcgatggaccaagtcatcattcttcccgccaGGTCGGGTTTTTGGAGAACTTGTCGGATCCCTTGGTCCGTTCTGACGACCACCTGGTGACTCTGGAAATACTGTTTTAACCTTCTCGAGGAAGTTAGGAGTgctaaggctagcttttccaacttgctaTATCTTAACTCTGCTCCTTGTAGGGCCCTGCTTATGAAGTAGACTGGTTGCTGGGTCCTCCC is a window from the Arachis stenosperma cultivar V10309 chromosome 3, arast.V10309.gnm1.PFL2, whole genome shotgun sequence genome containing:
- the LOC130970398 gene encoding uncharacterized protein LOC130970398, with the translated sequence MDDVAGCFEFYADLAEKLDAKQKAPISLPMETFKSYVFKEPIGVVGLITPCFMVIHIGGETDLRFIYCAAACFHDGRDDPIPSPFNPLTDGSTQPIIHVLTRGQSYLDVPTTQMVHEQLWVDKYAPKSFTELLSDEQTNREVLLWAFLRMKGED